A genomic window from Prochlorococcus sp. RS04 includes:
- the ilvA gene encoding threonine ammonia-lyase, biosynthetic has translation MNDYFEKILQAEVYEVAKKTPLEKAHNLSNTLNNEVFLKREDLQDVFSFKIRGAYNKMSKLTNSQLAQGVITSSAGNHAQGVALSALKLNCEATILMPITTPLVKVNAVKKLKAKVILYGDNYDETYKEAIRISQEKNLCFIHPFDDPEVIAGQGTIAIELEQQLKEKPYAIYIAVGGGGLISGISLYLKKVWPEVKIIGVEPEDADAMTKSLEEEKIVELSSVGQFADGVAVKKIGKNTFDICRKYIDKMIRVNTDEICAAIKDVFEDTRSILEPAGALSIAGMKKDILNSNHSNKKMVAIACGANMNFERLRFVAERAELGECKEVMMAVEIPERAGSLIDFCKLLDNRNLTEFSYRMSNSKNAQIFVGVQVYGLNDKKNLLNVFKNSEYSFIDISDDELSKNHLRHMVGGRLPRDFKEMEYRNFIELLYRFEFPERPGALINFLNNMKSNWSISVFHYRNYGSDVGKIVIGVLIDKNEILEWNNFVKILGYKFWDETKNDTYRLFLGASD, from the coding sequence ATGAATGATTATTTTGAAAAAATACTTCAAGCTGAAGTCTATGAAGTTGCAAAAAAAACACCACTAGAGAAAGCTCATAATTTAAGTAATACACTTAATAATGAAGTTTTTCTAAAAAGAGAAGATCTTCAGGATGTATTTTCATTCAAAATAAGAGGTGCATATAACAAAATGAGTAAGCTCACTAATTCACAGCTTGCTCAGGGTGTAATTACTTCTAGTGCTGGTAATCATGCTCAAGGGGTTGCACTTAGTGCCCTTAAGTTAAATTGCGAAGCAACTATATTAATGCCCATTACCACACCTCTAGTAAAAGTTAATGCAGTAAAAAAATTAAAAGCAAAAGTTATATTATATGGCGATAACTATGATGAAACTTATAAAGAGGCAATAAGGATTAGCCAAGAAAAAAATTTATGCTTTATTCATCCCTTTGATGATCCAGAAGTAATAGCTGGACAAGGAACTATAGCTATAGAACTAGAACAGCAGCTTAAAGAAAAACCTTATGCAATTTATATTGCTGTAGGTGGTGGGGGATTGATATCAGGTATATCCTTATACCTTAAAAAAGTATGGCCTGAAGTAAAAATAATTGGTGTAGAACCAGAAGATGCAGACGCTATGACGAAATCTTTGGAAGAAGAAAAAATTGTGGAACTATCTTCCGTAGGTCAATTTGCAGATGGAGTGGCGGTTAAAAAAATTGGTAAAAATACTTTTGATATTTGTAGAAAATATATAGATAAGATGATTAGGGTTAATACTGATGAAATCTGTGCTGCTATAAAAGATGTTTTTGAGGATACTAGATCAATACTAGAGCCCGCAGGTGCCTTATCAATAGCGGGAATGAAAAAAGATATTTTAAATTCGAATCATTCAAATAAAAAAATGGTTGCGATTGCATGTGGTGCAAATATGAATTTCGAGAGGCTTAGATTTGTAGCAGAAAGAGCAGAACTTGGAGAGTGTAAAGAAGTAATGATGGCTGTTGAAATTCCTGAACGTGCTGGTAGTCTAATTGATTTTTGTAAGTTACTTGATAATAGAAATTTAACTGAATTTAGCTATAGGATGTCAAATTCAAAGAATGCACAGATCTTTGTAGGGGTTCAAGTCTATGGTTTAAATGATAAAAAAAATCTATTAAATGTATTTAAAAATTCTGAATACTCATTTATTGACATAAGTGATGATGAATTATCTAAAAATCATCTCAGACATATGGTAGGTGGAAGATTACCAAGGGATTTTAAAGAGATGGAATATAGAAACTTTATTGAGCTTTTATATAGATTTGAGTTTCCTGAAAGGCCAGGCGCATTAATAAACTTCTTAAATAATATGAAGTCAAATTGGTCTATAAGCGTATTTCACTACAGGAATTATGGATCTGATGTAGGAAAAATTGTTATTGGAGTTTTGATTGACAAAAATGAGATTTTAGAATGGAATAATTTTGTAAAAATTCTAGGCTATAAATTCTGGGATGAAACTAAAAACGATACATATAGATTATTCCTTGGTGCATCAGATTAA
- the scpB gene encoding SMC-Scp complex subunit ScpB encodes MDLVTKVEAVLYLKGRPITKKDLSEITNSDINSINDAIKDLKNKYSNPNSAIELNAVNNSFSLELKSSLNEFVDDLLPSDLKTSELRTLATIAIKKKILQSDLILLRGSGAYDHIKELLEKKFIVKRRQKDGRSYWLSLSEKFFQTFAVSNEYLSNIGSGNNKQQ; translated from the coding sequence ATAGATCTAGTTACTAAAGTTGAAGCTGTTCTATATTTAAAAGGCAGACCAATAACAAAAAAAGATCTTTCAGAAATTACTAATTCTGATATAAATTCAATAAATGATGCAATTAAAGATCTAAAAAATAAATACTCTAATCCCAACTCAGCTATTGAATTAAATGCAGTTAATAACAGTTTTTCTCTCGAACTAAAATCTAGTCTTAATGAATTCGTCGATGATTTACTTCCTTCTGATTTGAAAACATCAGAATTAAGGACATTGGCAACTATTGCGATCAAAAAAAAGATCCTGCAATCGGACCTCATACTTCTTCGAGGTTCAGGTGCTTATGATCATATTAAAGAATTATTAGAAAAGAAATTCATCGTCAAACGGAGGCAAAAAGATGGCAGATCATATTGGCTATCATTATCAGAAAAGTTTTTTCAAACTTTTGCTGTAAGTAATGAATATCTCTCAAATATAGGAAGTGGTAACAATAAGCAGCAATAA
- a CDS encoding YggT family protein gives MLSEIFAVLGQTLSIYSFILIIRILLTWFPGIDWSNGVLSALTSITDPYLNIFRGIIPPIGGFDISSLLAFLLLNVIQNLITNLQYASLGYS, from the coding sequence ATGTTATCTGAGATTTTTGCAGTTTTGGGTCAAACTTTATCAATTTATTCTTTCATATTGATAATAAGAATTTTACTTACATGGTTTCCAGGTATTGATTGGAGTAACGGAGTTTTATCTGCATTAACTTCTATCACAGATCCTTATTTAAACATTTTTAGAGGTATTATCCCTCCAATAGGTGGATTTGATATTTCATCTTTGTTAGCTTTTTTACTTTTAAATGTTATTCAAAATTTAATTACAAATCTCCAGTATGCAAGCTTAGGTTATAGCTGA
- a CDS encoding nucleoside triphosphate pyrophosphohydrolase family protein, with the protein MDFKTYQKKARETAQYPDLGSNNIYPTLGLVGEAGEVAEKVKKVIRDKNGIFDNESRLGIKKELGDVLWYVSNLCTELNFNLEDVALQNLEKLKLRAAKGKIRGSGDDR; encoded by the coding sequence ATGGATTTTAAAACTTATCAGAAAAAAGCTAGAGAAACAGCACAATATCCAGATTTAGGTTCAAATAATATTTATCCAACTCTTGGTTTAGTGGGAGAGGCTGGTGAGGTTGCAGAAAAAGTGAAAAAAGTTATAAGAGATAAAAATGGAATATTTGATAACGAATCAAGATTAGGTATTAAAAAAGAGTTAGGAGACGTTTTGTGGTATGTATCAAATCTTTGTACAGAATTAAATTTCAATTTAGAGGATGTTGCATTACAAAACCTTGAAAAATTAAAATTAAGAGCAGCTAAAGGCAAGATAAGAGGTTCGGGAGATGATAGATAA
- the pyk gene encoding pyruvate kinase — MSNIDLKRRTKIVATIGPATQSEEIISNLIKAGVTTFRLNFSHGDHKDHAERIKTIREVSKKLDIDIGILQDLQGPKIRLGRFKDGPVKVKKGDKFTLTSNEVDCTNTIANVTYDKLSQEVSEGKRILLDDGKIEMIVEKVDTKANNLECMVTVGGVLSNNKGVNFPDVQLSVKALTEKDKEDLKFGLSEGVDWIALSFVRNPSDINEIKDLINKNGHSTPVVAKIEKFEAIDQIDTVLPLCDGVMVARGDLGVEMPAEEVPLLQKELIRKANSLGIPIITATQMLDSMASNPRPTRAEVSDVANAILDGTDAVMLSNETAVGDYPVEAVETMATIARRIERDYPLKAIDSHLPSTIPNAISAAVSNIARQLDAGAIIPLTKSGSTARNVSKFRPPTPILATTTEKSVARRLQLVWGVTPIVVKNDERTAKTFSLAMQIAQEMGILNQGDLVVQTAGTLTGISGSTDLIKVGLVRKIVSRGISIGEIGVTGKARIIKNNLDISLICPGEILFVPKELMKNIPLSKNIAGIVTNQNVNDVYALFNKNNKKISTICNLENMDKHEISNGDLITLQLNEGVIYMGQIEDDDSLDKYKYV; from the coding sequence ATGTCGAATATTGATTTAAAAAGAAGAACAAAAATAGTAGCAACTATTGGCCCAGCAACTCAATCTGAAGAGATAATTTCAAATTTAATTAAGGCTGGAGTAACAACATTCAGATTAAATTTCTCTCATGGAGATCATAAAGATCATGCTGAGAGAATTAAAACCATAAGGGAAGTATCAAAAAAATTAGATATAGATATTGGAATATTGCAAGATCTTCAAGGACCTAAAATACGATTAGGGCGCTTTAAAGATGGGCCAGTAAAAGTTAAAAAAGGCGATAAATTCACACTGACATCAAATGAAGTCGATTGTACAAATACTATTGCAAATGTTACCTACGACAAACTTTCTCAAGAGGTTAGCGAAGGGAAAAGAATACTTTTAGATGATGGAAAAATAGAAATGATTGTAGAAAAAGTTGATACAAAAGCTAATAATTTGGAGTGCATGGTAACTGTAGGAGGGGTTCTTTCAAACAATAAAGGTGTTAATTTTCCAGATGTCCAATTATCAGTAAAAGCTTTAACAGAAAAAGATAAAGAAGATTTAAAATTCGGTTTATCTGAAGGAGTTGATTGGATAGCACTAAGTTTCGTAAGAAATCCATCCGATATAAATGAGATAAAAGATTTAATAAACAAAAATGGGCATTCAACTCCTGTGGTCGCAAAAATAGAAAAATTTGAAGCAATTGATCAGATCGATACAGTATTACCCTTATGTGATGGGGTTATGGTTGCAAGAGGTGATTTGGGAGTTGAAATGCCTGCTGAAGAAGTTCCTCTTTTACAAAAGGAGTTAATAAGAAAAGCCAATTCATTAGGTATCCCAATAATTACAGCGACTCAAATGCTTGATTCTATGGCATCTAACCCAAGACCAACAAGGGCCGAAGTTAGTGATGTAGCGAATGCAATTCTAGATGGTACTGATGCTGTAATGCTTTCAAACGAAACTGCAGTTGGCGATTATCCTGTAGAGGCAGTTGAAACGATGGCAACCATAGCAAGAAGAATTGAAAGGGATTATCCACTTAAGGCTATTGATAGTCACTTACCCAGTACGATCCCAAATGCTATTAGTGCAGCAGTAAGTAATATAGCTAGACAACTTGATGCAGGGGCTATAATCCCTTTAACAAAATCAGGTTCTACCGCTCGAAATGTAAGTAAGTTCAGACCACCAACACCTATATTGGCAACTACTACAGAGAAGAGTGTAGCGAGAAGATTGCAACTAGTTTGGGGAGTTACTCCAATAGTTGTTAAAAATGATGAAAGAACAGCAAAAACTTTTAGTTTAGCTATGCAAATTGCTCAGGAGATGGGAATCCTTAATCAAGGAGATTTAGTAGTTCAAACCGCAGGTACATTGACTGGAATTAGCGGTTCTACAGATTTAATAAAAGTCGGTTTGGTAAGAAAGATTGTATCAAGAGGTATTTCAATAGGAGAAATCGGTGTTACAGGTAAAGCAAGAATAATTAAAAATAATCTTGATATATCCTTAATTTGCCCAGGAGAAATATTATTTGTTCCGAAGGAATTAATGAAAAATATTCCATTGAGTAAAAATATTGCCGGTATTGTTACGAACCAAAATGTAAATGATGTTTATGCTTTGTTTAACAAAAATAATAAAAAGATTTCTACAATTTGTAATTTAGAAAATATGGATAAACATGAAATCAGTAATGGCGACCTTATTACACTGCAGCTAAATGAAGGTGTTATATACATGGGGCAAATTGAAGATGATGATTCATTAGATAAATATAAATATGTCTAG
- a CDS encoding ABC transporter permease codes for MSRNISIKEALGMATKTLVSNKLRSSLTMLGIIIGNASVITLVGLGRGAQTLAKNQLSNLGANVLFIVPGNNDTRRRGISFPKNLVLEDAIAISNQVPTVKKVAPQISANEIVQSNSKSLNISIAGVTPEFLEVRSFEVDKGRFISKSDINSARSYVVIGPDLKDEFFKDNSSSLGEKIRIKDHTYEIIGILKPKGAVFGSNQDKNAYIPLTTMVNRITGKDPTYGVSLSFISVEAIDKNATSAAKFQITNLLRQRHKIIRDDDFAVRSQEDALNIVTNITSGLTFLLAGIGAVSLVVGGIGIMNIMLVSVSERTEEIGLRKAIGAKQSDILIQFLIEALILSTIGGLIGTTTGLSGVFLLSLITPLPASVGITTTFSTMIISGSIGLIFGVLPAKRASKLDPIVALRSL; via the coding sequence ATGTCTAGGAATATCTCAATAAAAGAAGCCTTAGGCATGGCCACAAAAACTTTAGTTTCGAACAAATTGAGAAGTTCTTTAACAATGCTGGGGATAATTATAGGAAATGCATCAGTTATTACACTTGTTGGGCTTGGAAGAGGTGCTCAAACATTAGCTAAAAACCAATTAAGTAATTTAGGTGCGAATGTTTTATTCATTGTTCCTGGAAATAATGACACCAGAAGAAGAGGTATTTCATTTCCTAAAAATCTTGTTTTAGAAGATGCAATAGCAATAAGTAATCAAGTCCCAACAGTTAAAAAAGTTGCGCCTCAAATTTCTGCTAACGAAATAGTGCAGTCAAATTCTAAAAGTCTAAATATATCAATTGCAGGAGTTACACCCGAATTTCTTGAAGTAAGAAGCTTTGAAGTTGATAAGGGAAGATTTATATCTAAGAGTGATATTAATAGTGCTAGAAGTTATGTAGTAATAGGTCCTGATCTTAAAGACGAATTTTTCAAAGATAATTCTTCATCACTTGGTGAAAAAATCAGAATTAAAGACCATACTTATGAAATTATTGGAATATTAAAACCAAAAGGTGCTGTATTTGGAAGTAATCAAGACAAAAATGCTTATATTCCATTAACCACCATGGTTAATAGGATTACAGGGAAGGACCCAACATATGGAGTAAGTTTAAGCTTTATTAGTGTTGAAGCGATAGATAAAAATGCAACTAGTGCCGCTAAATTTCAGATTACTAACTTATTAAGGCAAAGACATAAAATAATCCGAGATGATGACTTTGCGGTTAGATCACAAGAAGATGCATTGAATATAGTAACCAATATAACAAGTGGGCTAACGTTTTTATTGGCTGGTATTGGGGCAGTATCTTTGGTGGTTGGCGGCATTGGAATCATGAATATTATGCTTGTTTCTGTAAGTGAAAGGACTGAAGAAATTGGACTTAGAAAAGCAATAGGAGCTAAACAGTCAGATATATTAATTCAATTTTTGATTGAAGCATTGATTTTATCTACAATTGGCGGGTTAATTGGAACAACAACAGGATTATCAGGTGTTTTTCTTTTATCTCTGATAACACCACTTCCTGCATCAGTAGGAATTACAACTACTTTTTCCACCATGATCATTTCAGGATCAATAGGTTTAATCTTTGGCGTTTTACCTGCAAAAAGAGCTTCCAAATTAGATCCAATTGTTGCATTAAGAAGTTTATAA
- a CDS encoding biotin transporter BioY yields MLNFYKLIEILVSLQSIVITSMLPVYIPLPFIYKSSNNFDLPITWQIPTIILLTLIFHKKVVFRAFSIYIILGLFILPIFQQGGSLGYLLTPNFGYLLGLYPLIKIIDNLNNRNKINVGNFLKNGFIAIGAMHLTGIFYNFLQIIFYSQYNLFLYNLGKYSLGKIGYHFLMLFPLLLLIKPIEHLKRRNNDY; encoded by the coding sequence ATGCTCAATTTTTATAAATTAATTGAGATATTGGTGAGTCTTCAATCAATAGTAATAACATCAATGTTACCTGTTTATATTCCACTACCTTTTATCTATAAATCTAGTAATAACTTTGACTTACCTATCACATGGCAAATTCCGACCATAATTTTATTAACACTTATATTCCATAAAAAAGTTGTATTCAGAGCATTTTCTATATATATAATTTTGGGGTTATTTATACTTCCTATCTTTCAACAAGGAGGTTCATTAGGTTATTTGCTCACTCCAAATTTTGGTTATTTATTAGGTTTATATCCATTAATAAAAATAATTGATAATTTAAATAATAGAAATAAAATAAACGTTGGAAACTTTTTAAAAAACGGATTTATAGCAATAGGTGCTATGCATTTAACTGGAATATTTTACAACTTCTTACAAATCATATTCTACAGTCAATACAATTTATTTTTATATAATTTAGGGAAATACTCATTAGGTAAAATTGGATATCATTTTTTAATGCTTTTTCCACTTTTATTACTTATTAAACCTATAGAACATTTAAAACGTAGAAATAATGACTATTAA
- the lspA gene encoding signal peptidase II, with amino-acid sequence MTINIKTKLYFVSLSIFIVLIDQFTKYLMFYNKKLFINKNFLLFKLDFVKNYGAAFNILSGSRVFLSLISIFFSILLLYLIFRKNTLNSFDLYSYSFILGGTIGNGIDRIYRGFVIDFINLNIINFPVFNIADISINIGFIFLLYNIFKNNR; translated from the coding sequence ATGACTATTAATATAAAAACAAAATTATATTTTGTATCTTTAAGTATTTTTATTGTTCTAATTGATCAATTTACGAAATATTTAATGTTTTATAATAAAAAATTATTTATTAATAAAAATTTTCTTTTATTCAAATTAGACTTTGTAAAAAATTATGGAGCAGCATTTAATATATTAAGTGGTAGTAGAGTATTTTTATCTTTAATAAGTATTTTTTTTTCTATATTACTTCTTTATTTGATATTTAGGAAAAATACTTTAAACTCATTTGATCTATATTCTTATAGCTTTATTCTTGGAGGAACTATTGGTAATGGTATAGATAGGATATATAGAGGTTTTGTAATTGATTTTATAAATTTAAATATTATAAATTTTCCAGTATTTAATATTGCTGATATATCTATTAATATTGGTTTCATTTTTTTACTATACAACATTTTTAAAAATAAT